A window of Thermodesulfobacteriota bacterium contains these coding sequences:
- the hprK gene encoding HPr(Ser) kinase/phosphatase — protein sequence MLNSDTVNALRVGELLKSWGEKLEIDILTGEKGLRRVISSDRIQKPGLKLLDADLKLDKGTVQILGKTEIAYFDRLTAAEKKNVTESLMSQDVPCFIVTRDLTPDEKFLEACEKHRIPLFSTKLYTGKLISMLQEILEVRLAPFATAHGVLMDIHRLGVLLLGKSGIGKSECALDLILRGSKLISDDIVEIRKVGPERLVGNGPERIKHLMEIRGVGIINIKDLFGTTSVMEKREIDMVIELVQWNPDTEYDRLGIETSTYNILGIDLPHLVIPVSPGRNTSTIIEVAARNQLLKQSGGRPVQLFDN from the coding sequence ATGCTAAACTCTGACACGGTAAACGCTCTCCGGGTAGGAGAGCTCCTTAAAAGCTGGGGGGAGAAGCTCGAAATAGATATACTCACCGGCGAAAAGGGTCTCCGGCGCGTCATATCCTCCGACAGGATACAAAAGCCCGGGCTCAAGCTCCTCGACGCCGACCTCAAGCTCGACAAAGGCACCGTCCAGATACTCGGGAAGACCGAGATCGCCTACTTCGACAGATTAACCGCGGCCGAGAAAAAGAACGTCACCGAGAGCCTCATGTCCCAGGACGTCCCCTGCTTTATAGTCACGCGCGACCTCACGCCCGACGAAAAATTCCTCGAGGCGTGCGAAAAGCACCGCATCCCCCTCTTCTCGACTAAGCTCTACACCGGGAAGCTGATTTCCATGCTCCAGGAAATACTGGAGGTGCGCCTCGCCCCCTTCGCCACCGCACACGGGGTCCTCATGGACATACACAGGCTCGGTGTTCTCCTCCTCGGGAAAAGCGGCATAGGCAAAAGCGAATGCGCCCTTGACTTAATACTGAGAGGTTCTAAACTCATTTCAGACGACATAGTCGAAATAAGAAAAGTCGGGCCCGAGCGCCTCGTCGGAAACGGGCCCGAGCGCATAAAACACCTCATGGAGATAAGGGGTGTGGGTATAATTAACATAAAAGACCTGTTCGGGACTACATCGGTTATGGAGAAGAGGGAGATAGACATGGTAATTGAGCTCGTTCAATGGAATCCCGATACCGAATACGACAGGCTTGGAATCGAAACGAGTACCTATAACATACTCGGCATCGACCTCCCCCATCTCGTAATCCCGGTAAGCCCCGGCAGAAACACGTCCACTATAATAGAAGTCGCAGCCAGAAATCAATTATTAAAGCAGAGCGGAGGCCGCCCTGTTCAATTGTTCGACAACTGA
- a CDS encoding PTS sugar transporter subunit IIA, which yields MKLSDVLEKKAVIPDLRAESKPEVISELAGTISEVYPNINDERLVEVLMEREKLCSTAVDSGVAIPHAKLSGLTSTIAAFGRSEKGVDFDSLDTKPTHLFIALIAPEHSSGTHIQLLARISKIFRNADLRSRLMKSESRDEIYEMIILEDAKL from the coding sequence ATGAAACTATCAGACGTTCTGGAAAAAAAAGCGGTAATCCCCGACCTCAGGGCGGAGTCCAAGCCCGAGGTCATCAGCGAGCTTGCCGGAACCATATCCGAAGTATATCCGAACATAAACGACGAAAGGCTGGTCGAGGTGCTCATGGAGCGCGAGAAGCTCTGCAGCACTGCGGTCGATTCCGGAGTGGCCATCCCCCACGCCAAGCTGAGCGGGCTCACGAGCACGATAGCCGCTTTCGGAAGGAGCGAAAAAGGGGTAGATTTCGATTCCCTCGACACCAAGCCGACACACCTCTTCATAGCGCTCATAGCGCCGGAACACTCGTCGGGCACGCACATACAGCTCCTCGCCCGCATCTCGAAGATATTCCGTAACGCAGATCTCAGGTCGAGGCTGATGAAATCCGAGAGCCGCGACGAAATATACGAGATGATAATTCTGGAAGATGCTAAACTCTGA
- a CDS encoding HPF/RaiA family ribosome-associated protein, producing MKVTVTTRHLADNLNPEKLKAYALKKSKRIEKYLKSDEESTVKFVLWTEKFRDNAEITINSKVLKTASTFETTEMLAAIDGAVDTIIAKLKKETDKKITAKRRVSPRTLGEASPAAESPERSTADISGVKVRKLSRKLMTVEEAFLQLSASGESVVAFRNSATSDMNVLYVDNDGQITLVEP from the coding sequence ATGAAAGTAACGGTAACTACTAGACACCTGGCAGACAACCTGAACCCCGAAAAGCTCAAGGCCTACGCACTTAAAAAATCCAAAAGAATTGAGAAATACCTTAAATCCGACGAAGAGTCGACCGTGAAATTCGTTCTCTGGACCGAAAAGTTCAGGGACAACGCCGAAATCACGATAAACAGCAAGGTACTTAAAACGGCGAGCACGTTCGAAACGACCGAGATGCTCGCGGCCATAGACGGCGCAGTCGACACCATAATAGCCAAGCTGAAAAAAGAAACAGATAAGAAGATTACGGCCAAAAGAAGGGTCTCGCCCAGAACCCTGGGCGAAGCATCGCCAGCGGCCGAATCTCCCGAGAGGAGCACGGCCGACATATCCGGCGTCAAGGTCCGCAAGCTTTCGCGAAAGCTCATGACGGTCGAGGAAGCTTTTCTCCAGCTGAGCGCGTCCGGGGAAAGCGTGGTCGCTTTCCGCAACAGCGCAACCAGTGACATGAACGTGCTTTACGTAGACAACGACGGGCAAATCACACTCGTCGAGCCCTGA
- the rpoN gene encoding RNA polymerase factor sigma-54: MSTNLSQTTSQRQVLQQRLILTQELQLFLKLIQMTTLELKDYLEEQLIENPTLEENDEPSDKTESDSGEEDFDLGSLGGERLLGGDDDMPHYSSRELDGGGEDEQPWESRVTSADSLNDHLRWQLEVSDLLPGEKQIASVIIGNTNEDGYLEIDVDEILELYLQEHGADSAASNGDGPDGGAAGSLDLGELRSEIEEVLAVIQTTFDPTGACSRSLGECLRIQALDLGYKEDGLEIRIIDGYLEELEDTDIQKMAAGLGCTPGEVKEALSVISSLEPRPGRPFYQKDTEKYIVPDFYVYKIGNELQVQLNRDFPKVRISSYYRSLLKKEKSLPPEAKQFIKEKIEAAQRIMKCLDEREAAVKKIISKIVEVQRDFFEHGKDYIKPLILKDVAQSVGVHESTVSRITSRRYIQTPQGTIELKSLFSRKIETSHGKEISYERVKSMIREIVADELPGSPYSDEDISKILERKNVKVARRTVAKYRKALKIPSSSARAGAKKRDESNGNY, translated from the coding sequence ATGAGCACTAATTTAAGCCAGACTACGTCCCAGAGACAGGTCCTTCAGCAGCGCCTGATTCTTACCCAGGAGCTTCAGCTCTTCCTAAAGCTCATACAGATGACGACGCTCGAGCTCAAGGATTACCTCGAAGAGCAGCTCATCGAAAACCCCACACTCGAAGAGAACGACGAGCCGTCCGACAAAACCGAAAGCGACTCCGGCGAAGAGGATTTCGACCTCGGGAGCCTCGGCGGGGAAAGGCTTCTCGGCGGTGACGACGACATGCCCCATTATTCGTCGAGAGAGCTCGACGGCGGCGGCGAGGACGAGCAGCCCTGGGAGAGCCGGGTCACGTCGGCCGACTCCCTCAACGACCACCTCAGATGGCAGCTCGAAGTATCCGACCTCCTGCCCGGGGAAAAGCAAATCGCATCTGTCATAATCGGCAACACGAACGAGGACGGATATCTCGAAATAGACGTGGACGAAATACTGGAGCTCTATCTCCAGGAGCACGGCGCGGACTCTGCGGCCTCCAACGGGGACGGCCCCGACGGCGGCGCTGCGGGCTCACTCGACCTCGGCGAGCTGAGGAGCGAGATAGAAGAAGTCCTTGCCGTAATCCAGACGACGTTCGACCCGACGGGAGCCTGCTCCCGGAGCCTCGGGGAATGCCTCAGGATCCAGGCGCTCGACCTCGGATACAAAGAAGACGGGCTCGAAATCAGGATAATCGACGGCTACCTCGAAGAGCTCGAAGACACCGACATTCAGAAAATGGCCGCGGGCCTAGGATGCACGCCCGGAGAAGTGAAAGAAGCCCTGTCCGTCATATCCTCGCTCGAACCCAGGCCGGGGAGGCCCTTTTACCAGAAGGACACCGAGAAGTACATCGTCCCCGATTTTTACGTGTACAAGATAGGGAACGAGCTTCAGGTCCAGCTCAACAGGGACTTCCCGAAGGTTAGGATAAGCAGCTATTACAGATCGCTTTTAAAGAAAGAGAAGAGCCTCCCCCCCGAAGCGAAACAGTTCATAAAGGAAAAGATAGAGGCCGCCCAGAGGATAATGAAGTGCCTCGACGAAAGGGAGGCCGCCGTAAAGAAAATAATCTCGAAGATAGTCGAGGTGCAAAGGGATTTCTTCGAGCACGGTAAGGACTATATAAAGCCGCTTATCCTGAAGGACGTCGCACAGTCGGTCGGCGTCCACGAATCGACGGTCAGCCGCATCACCAGCAGGCGCTATATACAGACGCCTCAGGGGACCATAGAGCTCAAATCACTCTTTTCGAGGAAAATCGAGACCTCTCACGGAAAGGAAATTTCCTACGAGAGGGTAAAATCCATGATAAGAGAAATAGTCGCCGACGAGCTTCCCGGCAGCCCCTACTCCGACGAGGACATCTCGAAGATCCTCGAGAGGAAAAATGTGAAAGTAGCGCGAAGGACTGTTGCAAAGTACAGAAAAGCACTTAAAATACCTTCATCTTCAGCAAGAGCAGGAGCAAAAAAGCGAGATGAAAGTAACGGTAACTACTAG
- a CDS encoding DUF2905 domain-containing protein has translation MEIQGPGKIVIMAGVVLTAVGVLMLIAPKLPFIGKLPGDFYFKKAGVSFYFPLATSVIVSIVLSILLSFFFRGK, from the coding sequence ATGGAAATTCAGGGTCCGGGAAAGATAGTGATCATGGCCGGCGTCGTTCTGACTGCCGTCGGCGTCCTCATGCTGATCGCGCCGAAGCTGCCTTTCATAGGCAAGCTGCCCGGGGATTTTTACTTCAAAAAGGCCGGCGTGTCGTTCTATTTCCCGCTCGCGACGTCCGTAATCGTGAGCATCGTTCTCTCAATTCTCCTGAGCTTTTTTTTCCGGGGGAAATAA
- the leuD gene encoding 3-isopropylmalate dehydratase small subunit, with translation MEPLVKITGVVAPLDRMNVDTDQIIPKQFLKRIERTGFGEFLFFDWRYLEDGSLNSDFELNQPHLAGASILLAGQNFGSGSSREHAPWALREYGFRVIIAPSFADIFYNNCFKNSILPIALPEADVKKLFEKTAAKRGYSLTVDLPTQTISDGEGLSIGFDIDPFKKKTLLEGLDDISLTLRSEDSIEKYEEKMARERAWAIPSQPH, from the coding sequence ATGGAGCCGCTCGTAAAAATAACCGGGGTAGTAGCCCCTCTCGACAGGATGAACGTCGATACGGACCAGATAATACCGAAACAGTTCTTAAAGAGGATCGAAAGGACGGGCTTCGGGGAATTCCTCTTTTTCGACTGGAGATACCTCGAAGACGGCTCGCTCAATTCCGATTTCGAGCTCAACCAGCCGCACCTCGCCGGCGCCAGCATACTCCTCGCCGGGCAGAACTTCGGGAGCGGAAGCTCACGCGAGCACGCTCCGTGGGCGCTCCGCGAATACGGCTTCAGGGTGATCATCGCCCCCTCCTTCGCCGATATCTTCTATAACAACTGCTTCAAAAATTCCATTCTGCCCATAGCTCTACCCGAGGCGGACGTGAAGAAGCTCTTCGAGAAGACGGCGGCGAAAAGGGGCTACTCGCTTACCGTCGACCTCCCGACGCAAACCATCTCCGACGGCGAAGGGCTCAGCATCGGCTTCGACATAGACCCGTTTAAAAAGAAGACCCTTCTCGAAGGGCTGGACGACATATCCCTCACGCTCAGGAGCGAGGACTCGATAGAGAAGTACGAAGAAAAAATGGCCAGGGAAAGGGCGTGGGCCATTCCTTCGCAGCCCCACTGA
- the leuC gene encoding 3-isopropylmalate dehydratase large subunit, with product MAGRTLFDKIWEQHVVEEQEGQPTLLYIDLHLVHEVTSPQAFEGLRLSGRKVRRPDLTYATMDHNVPTTNRALPIEDPISAQQIDVLVKNCEDFGVTLFGLNINSDMQGIVHVIGPELGLTKPGLTIVCGDSHTSTHGAFGALAFGIGTSEVEHVLATQCLRQTRPKEFEVRIEGKRGYGVTAKDIILSIIGHIGTAGATGTVVEYRGQAIEDLTVEERMTICNMSIEAGARAGMIAPDEKTFEYIRGRRYAPKGPDYDAAVQSWKELRTDEGARFDKSIILDAGSMAPQVSWGTNPGMVIDITGRVPDPDAMDDENNRKATISALEYMGLEPNTPIEDIKLDRVFIGSCTNSRIQDLTEAAKVVKGKKVASTVKAMVVPGSQLVKLQAEKLGLDRIFKEAGFEWRESGCSMCLGMNPDILEPGERCASTSNRNFEGRQGKGGRTHLVSPQMAAAAAIEGRFVDIRDWDLDREL from the coding sequence ATGGCAGGCAGAACGCTTTTCGATAAGATATGGGAACAGCACGTAGTAGAGGAGCAGGAAGGACAGCCGACGCTCCTTTACATCGATCTTCATCTCGTGCACGAGGTAACATCGCCCCAGGCCTTCGAGGGCCTCAGGCTCTCCGGGCGCAAGGTCAGAAGGCCCGACCTCACCTACGCGACGATGGACCACAACGTACCGACGACAAACAGGGCGCTTCCGATCGAAGACCCGATCTCGGCCCAGCAGATAGACGTCCTCGTCAAGAACTGCGAAGACTTCGGCGTCACCCTCTTCGGCCTCAACATAAACAGCGATATGCAGGGCATCGTGCACGTCATCGGCCCCGAGCTCGGCCTCACGAAGCCGGGTCTGACGATAGTCTGCGGCGACAGCCACACCTCTACCCACGGCGCCTTCGGCGCGCTCGCCTTCGGCATAGGGACGAGCGAGGTCGAGCACGTCCTGGCGACCCAGTGTCTCAGGCAGACCCGTCCCAAGGAATTTGAGGTCAGGATCGAGGGCAAAAGGGGCTACGGCGTAACCGCAAAGGACATAATACTCAGCATCATCGGCCATATAGGCACGGCGGGAGCGACGGGAACCGTCGTCGAATACAGGGGCCAGGCGATCGAAGACCTGACGGTGGAAGAGAGAATGACCATCTGCAACATGTCCATCGAGGCCGGGGCCCGCGCGGGCATGATAGCCCCCGACGAAAAGACGTTCGAATATATCAGGGGGCGGAGATACGCCCCCAAGGGCCCGGACTACGACGCCGCCGTCCAGAGCTGGAAAGAGCTAAGGACGGATGAAGGCGCGAGATTCGACAAGAGCATAATCCTCGACGCCGGCAGCATGGCGCCCCAGGTAAGCTGGGGGACAAACCCCGGCATGGTTATCGACATCACGGGACGCGTGCCCGATCCCGACGCCATGGACGACGAGAACAACCGGAAGGCTACGATAAGCGCCCTCGAATACATGGGCCTCGAGCCGAACACCCCTATAGAGGACATAAAACTGGACAGGGTTTTCATAGGCTCGTGCACCAATTCCCGCATACAGGACCTCACAGAAGCTGCGAAAGTTGTAAAGGGAAAGAAGGTCGCGTCTACGGTAAAAGCAATGGTCGTTCCCGGCTCACAGCTCGTGAAGCTCCAGGCGGAAAAGCTCGGCCTCGACAGGATATTCAAGGAGGCCGGGTTCGAGTGGAGGGAATCGGGATGCAGCATGTGCCTAGGCATGAACCCCGACATCCTCGAGCCGGGCGAGAGATGCGCCAGCACCTCCAACAGGAACTTCGAGGGACGGCAGGGCAAGGGCGGGAGAACCCACCTCGTAAGCCCTCAGATGGCTGCGGCGGCGGCGATAGAAGGCCGTTTCGTCGACATCAGGGACTGGGACCTCGACAGGGAACTCTAA
- the eno gene encoding phosphopyruvate hydratase codes for MATIYSVRAREILDSRGNPTIEVDVRCDDGSFGRAAVPSGASTGEHEAVELRDGAKDRYLGKGVQKAVNNVNKKIAPRLIGLDASSQGEIDRLMIDLDGTPNKSKLGANAILGVSLASARAAADSLGIPLYRYLGGISANTLPVPLMNIINGGAHADNNLDFQEFMIVPVGFGSFSDAIRAGVEVFHNLKAILKKKGYSTSVGDEGGFAPNLKSNEEGVECISEAVSRSGYKLGKDVAIALDVASSEFLEDGKYSVEGKKLAKDKLIALYAEWITKYPIISIEDPLAEDDWEGWKMITDELGGKVQLVGDDLFVTNTKRLEKGIKEGVGNSILVKVNQIGSLTETLEAIRMADKAGYTYIISHRSGETEDSTIADIAVAANSGQIKTGSASRSDRIAKYNQLLRIEEELGSEAVFPGRKAFRV; via the coding sequence TTGGCCACCATATATTCAGTCAGGGCGAGAGAGATACTGGATTCGAGGGGGAATCCGACGATAGAAGTGGACGTAAGGTGCGACGACGGGTCCTTCGGGAGGGCCGCCGTCCCCTCGGGCGCATCCACGGGAGAGCACGAGGCCGTGGAGCTCAGGGATGGGGCAAAGGACAGATACCTCGGGAAGGGCGTACAAAAGGCCGTAAACAATGTAAATAAAAAAATCGCTCCCAGGCTCATAGGGCTCGACGCTTCGTCCCAGGGCGAGATAGACCGCCTGATGATAGACCTCGACGGCACTCCGAACAAGTCGAAGCTCGGCGCGAACGCCATACTCGGTGTATCGCTTGCCTCGGCGCGTGCGGCGGCGGATTCCCTCGGCATCCCGCTCTACAGATACCTCGGCGGGATATCCGCCAACACACTTCCCGTCCCGCTGATGAACATAATCAACGGCGGGGCCCACGCCGACAACAACCTCGACTTTCAGGAATTCATGATAGTCCCCGTCGGCTTCGGGAGCTTCTCGGATGCGATAAGGGCCGGGGTCGAGGTATTTCACAACTTAAAAGCCATACTGAAGAAAAAGGGTTATTCCACCTCCGTCGGCGACGAGGGGGGCTTCGCGCCTAACCTGAAGTCGAACGAAGAAGGCGTCGAGTGCATATCCGAAGCGGTTTCCAGGTCCGGCTACAAGCTCGGAAAAGACGTGGCGATCGCGCTCGACGTCGCGTCGAGCGAATTCCTCGAAGACGGCAAGTACAGTGTCGAGGGCAAGAAGCTCGCCAAGGACAAGCTCATAGCGCTTTACGCGGAATGGATTACGAAGTACCCGATCATATCCATCGAAGACCCGCTCGCCGAGGACGACTGGGAGGGCTGGAAGATGATCACGGACGAGCTCGGCGGGAAGGTCCAGCTCGTGGGGGACGACCTCTTCGTAACCAACACGAAACGGCTCGAAAAAGGGATAAAAGAAGGCGTCGGGAATTCCATACTCGTCAAGGTGAACCAGATAGGCTCGCTCACCGAAACCCTCGAGGCCATACGCATGGCGGACAAGGCCGGCTACACTTATATAATATCCCACAGGTCGGGCGAGACGGAAGATTCGACCATAGCGGACATAGCGGTCGCTGCCAACTCCGGGCAGATTAAAACGGGCTCGGCCTCCAGGAGCGACCGCATAGCGAAATACAACCAGCTCCTGAGGATTGAGGAAGAGCTCGGAAGCGAGGCCGTATTCCCGGGGAGAAAGGCGTTCAGGGTATAA
- a CDS encoding ABC transporter permease — protein MNITAALKVSSRAIRTNKVRSILTTLGIIIGVAAVISLVALTQGANLMIERQLTSLGGKSLIVNPGKRGVGVQESAITLTTDDADAIRDLSIVSHVAPMIDNPEQVVWGNRDFFTMVVGTSPEFVFINDWYPETGVFFNREDVAGAENVCVLGATVVSNLFGYRNPVGETVRIGKNSFKVIGVMEALGQTTGGRDQDDVVIIPYTTFQKRILGSNSLETISVSVNAPGDIPAAESEIRQLLRERHNLRPGDEDNFYLRSQFGIIQRIFNISDIMTVLLGSIASISLIVGGIGIMNIMLVSVGERTREIGIRMAVGARPKDIMVQFLIEAILLSLTGGVIGIAAGIAGSKIASSLTGWETVISPGSVLLSFGFAALIGIFFGIYPARKASRLDPIEALRYE, from the coding sequence ATGAACATCACCGCAGCGCTTAAGGTATCGTCGAGGGCCATAAGGACAAACAAGGTCCGCTCAATACTCACCACACTCGGCATAATAATCGGCGTCGCGGCCGTCATCTCCCTTGTCGCCCTCACCCAGGGCGCAAACCTCATGATAGAAAGGCAGCTCACCAGCCTCGGCGGGAAATCCCTCATAGTGAACCCCGGCAAGAGGGGCGTAGGGGTCCAGGAGAGCGCCATCACGCTCACGACGGACGACGCGGACGCCATAAGGGATCTTTCGATCGTCAGCCACGTCGCCCCCATGATAGACAACCCCGAGCAGGTCGTATGGGGGAACAGGGACTTCTTCACCATGGTCGTCGGCACCTCACCCGAGTTCGTATTCATTAACGACTGGTACCCCGAAACGGGGGTATTCTTCAACCGTGAAGACGTCGCCGGCGCCGAGAACGTATGCGTCCTCGGGGCGACAGTCGTCTCCAACCTCTTCGGCTATAGAAACCCCGTCGGCGAGACGGTCAGGATCGGAAAGAACTCGTTCAAGGTCATAGGCGTTATGGAAGCCCTCGGCCAGACTACGGGCGGGCGCGACCAAGACGACGTCGTCATAATACCCTACACCACGTTTCAGAAGAGAATCCTCGGCTCTAACAGCCTCGAAACCATATCCGTTTCGGTGAACGCCCCCGGCGACATACCGGCGGCCGAATCCGAGATAAGGCAGCTGCTGAGAGAAAGGCACAACTTGAGGCCCGGCGACGAAGACAACTTCTACCTCCGCTCACAATTCGGAATCATTCAGAGGATATTCAACATCTCGGACATCATGACCGTCCTTCTCGGCAGCATAGCCTCGATATCGCTCATAGTCGGCGGCATAGGCATCATGAACATCATGCTCGTGTCCGTGGGCGAGAGGACGAGAGAAATCGGCATACGAATGGCGGTCGGGGCCAGGCCGAAGGACATAATGGTCCAGTTCCTGATAGAGGCCATACTGCTTTCGCTCACGGGCGGCGTGATAGGAATAGCGGCGGGAATCGCGGGCTCGAAAATCGCGTCGTCGCTTACGGGATGGGAGACCGTAATCTCCCCCGGGTCCGTCCTTTTATCCTTCGGATTCGCCGCCCTTATAGGAATATTCTTCGGTATATATCCCGCGAGAAAGGCCTCCAGGCTCGACCCCATCGAGGCCCTCCGATACGAGTAG
- a CDS encoding ABC transporter ATP-binding protein: MSGNGKVIVTRDIHKIYYLGDIEVRALRGVSIDIAGGEFVSIMGASGSGKSTFMNIIGCLDKPTRGRYFLDGQEVSTLSRDELAEIRNRKIGFVFQSFNLLGRTSALENVELPMVYNDTPQKMRREKALAALEMVGLGGRERHLPSQLSGGQQQRVAIARAMVNDPSIILADEPTGNLDTEMSAEIMEIFVSLNSQGKTIITITHESDIAEYAARTIVFKDGNVSEERLNDGGK, from the coding sequence ATGAGCGGCAACGGGAAAGTCATAGTCACGCGTGACATACACAAAATCTACTACCTGGGGGACATAGAGGTAAGGGCGCTCCGCGGCGTATCGATAGACATAGCCGGGGGCGAGTTCGTCTCCATAATGGGGGCGTCGGGCTCGGGGAAAAGCACGTTCATGAACATAATAGGCTGCCTCGACAAACCGACGAGGGGGCGGTATTTCCTCGACGGCCAGGAGGTATCGACGCTCTCTCGCGACGAGCTCGCCGAAATCAGGAACCGGAAGATAGGGTTCGTCTTTCAGAGCTTTAACCTCCTCGGGCGGACGTCGGCGCTCGAAAACGTCGAGCTGCCGATGGTGTACAACGACACGCCGCAGAAAATGAGGCGAGAAAAGGCGCTCGCCGCGCTCGAAATGGTGGGGCTCGGCGGCCGCGAGAGGCACCTCCCCTCCCAGCTCTCGGGCGGTCAGCAGCAAAGGGTCGCCATCGCGCGCGCCATGGTCAACGACCCGAGCATAATCCTCGCCGACGAGCCCACGGGAAACCTCGACACCGAGATGAGCGCCGAGATAATGGAGATATTCGTCTCTCTCAACTCGCAGGGGAAAACGATAATCACCATAACGCACGAAAGCGACATCGCCGAATACGCGGCCCGGACCATAGTATTCAAGGACGGAAACGTCTCCGAGGAAAGGCTCAACGACGGCGGGAAATAA
- a CDS encoding efflux RND transporter periplasmic adaptor subunit, with protein MINKKTIAVLVILLAAGAFIVPRLLDSGGSETTFRTAEADRGDVVSLVASNGTVNPLLTIDVSSRVAGTVSAVNVDFNDRVSAGDPLAEIDPSLLRTELRKAEADTKKAEAEFNMASSLYKSNKELYSKRLIPKEEFDDSQSRYATALAAYEQAKVALDVAKTNAEGSVIRAPIDGMVLSRSVDPGESVTADGKTLFVISSGLDEMKIDARVSEADIGRVSAGQSAKFRVDAYPNDVFGGTVTQVRNEPVVTNNVVTYNVVVMTKNDSMKLKPGMSAEVRIVVSDRENVLRVPTAALRFIPPSNVPVRERPDELSGDSYVWVELDGGRLGAVPVKPGASDGVYTEILEGGLKEGQKVIVEAVTKGKSDAGSSLLPQPRRF; from the coding sequence TTGATCAATAAAAAAACAATCGCAGTGTTAGTCATACTCCTTGCCGCGGGCGCTTTTATCGTCCCGAGGCTCCTCGACAGCGGGGGCTCGGAGACAACCTTCAGAACGGCCGAGGCGGACAGGGGGGACGTCGTCTCGCTCGTAGCGTCGAACGGCACGGTGAACCCGCTCCTCACTATAGACGTTTCTTCCCGCGTCGCGGGCACGGTTTCGGCCGTCAACGTGGATTTCAACGACCGGGTATCGGCGGGCGACCCGCTCGCCGAGATAGACCCTTCCCTCCTCCGGACGGAGCTCAGGAAGGCCGAGGCCGACACCAAAAAGGCCGAGGCCGAATTCAACATGGCGAGCTCGCTTTACAAGAGCAACAAGGAGCTCTACTCGAAGCGCCTCATCCCCAAAGAGGAATTCGACGACTCGCAATCGAGATACGCGACCGCGCTCGCCGCCTACGAGCAGGCGAAGGTAGCGCTAGACGTGGCCAAAACGAACGCCGAGGGCTCCGTCATCAGGGCGCCCATAGACGGCATGGTCCTTTCGAGAAGCGTCGATCCCGGCGAGTCCGTCACGGCGGACGGGAAAACACTCTTCGTCATATCGAGCGGCCTCGACGAGATGAAGATAGACGCCAGGGTGAGCGAGGCCGACATAGGCAGGGTCTCGGCCGGGCAGAGCGCAAAATTCAGGGTGGACGCCTATCCTAACGATGTGTTCGGAGGCACCGTCACCCAGGTCAGGAACGAACCCGTAGTAACCAATAACGTCGTCACATATAACGTCGTCGTCATGACGAAGAACGATTCGATGAAGCTAAAGCCCGGCATGTCCGCCGAGGTCAGGATAGTCGTATCCGACAGGGAGAATGTCCTCCGCGTGCCTACCGCGGCTCTGAGATTCATCCCCCCGTCCAATGTTCCCGTAAGGGAAAGGCCCGACGAGCTCTCGGGCGACTCTTATGTTTGGGTGGAGCTCGACGGCGGACGCCTCGGGGCCGTCCCCGTAAAGCCGGGCGCGAGCGACGGCGTTTACACGGAGATACTGGAGGGCGGCCTTAAAGAAGGACAGAAGGTTATAGTCGAGGCCGTAACGAAAGGCAAATCCGACGCCGGCTCGTCCCTCCTCCCTCAGCCCAGGAGATTCTGA